A single Deinococcus radiopugnans ATCC 19172 DNA region contains:
- the trpS gene encoding tryptophan--tRNA ligase yields MSRVFSGIQPTGEPHIGNYFGAMRNYVTLGEQYGKDSIYCVVDLHALTNPAAFDPRLLARRTYEMALANFAVGLDPSRVVFFAQSHVPEHQELSWIFTNLTPVGELERMTQYKDKAGQLESVPAGLLMYPVLMAADILLYKADTVPVGEDQTQHIELTREIARRFNHTFGETFPEPKAVYNKDALRIPGVDGHGKMSKSKGENSTLGLLEDLGSIWQKLRVAPTDPARVRRTDPGNPDVCLIFDYHKLFSDLPTIEMVNVECRRAGIGCVDCKKRLMEGVTAALSPIQERAAELARNPDDIRDALAQGAKEARAIAAPVMEEVREKVGFLKL; encoded by the coding sequence ATGTCGCGCGTCTTTTCAGGAATTCAGCCCACCGGCGAACCCCACATCGGCAACTACTTCGGGGCGATGCGCAATTACGTCACGCTGGGCGAGCAGTACGGCAAGGACAGCATCTACTGCGTGGTGGACCTGCACGCGCTGACCAACCCGGCGGCCTTTGATCCCAGGCTGCTGGCCCGGCGCACCTATGAGATGGCGCTGGCGAATTTCGCGGTGGGCCTGGACCCCAGCCGGGTGGTCTTTTTCGCGCAGTCGCATGTCCCTGAACACCAGGAACTCAGCTGGATCTTCACCAATCTGACCCCGGTGGGCGAACTGGAGCGCATGACCCAGTACAAGGACAAGGCGGGCCAGCTGGAAAGCGTGCCGGCGGGGCTGCTGATGTACCCGGTCCTGATGGCCGCCGACATCCTGCTGTACAAGGCCGACACCGTGCCGGTGGGCGAGGACCAGACCCAGCACATTGAGCTGACGCGCGAGATCGCCCGGCGGTTCAACCACACCTTCGGTGAGACCTTCCCGGAACCCAAAGCGGTGTACAACAAGGACGCCCTGCGGATTCCCGGCGTGGACGGCCACGGCAAGATGAGCAAGAGCAAGGGCGAGAACAGCACCCTGGGCCTGCTGGAAGACCTGGGCAGCATCTGGCAGAAACTCCGGGTGGCCCCCACCGACCCGGCCCGCGTGCGCCGCACCGATCCCGGCAACCCCGACGTCTGCCTGATCTTCGATTACCACAAGCTGTTCTCGGATCTGCCCACCATCGAGATGGTGAACGTGGAGTGCCGCCGCGCCGGGATCGGCTGCGTGGACTGCAAGAAGCGGTTGATGGAAGGCGTGACCGCCGCCCTCTCCCCCATTCAGGAGAGGGCGGCGGAGTTGGCCCGCAATCCGGACGACATCCGCGACGCGCTGGCGCAGGGCGCGAAGGAGGCGCGCGCCATCGCCGCACCCGTGATGGAAGAGGTGCGCGAGAAGGTGGGCTTCCTGAAGTTGTGA
- a CDS encoding DUF6440 family protein encodes MAKEKRFRVVHEEKSLTEVTRIICDQETGVCYLYQWIGTGGGLTVLVDKDGKPVTMPAQT; translated from the coding sequence ATGGCGAAAGAAAAGCGTTTCAGGGTGGTGCACGAAGAGAAAAGCCTGACGGAAGTCACACGGATCATCTGTGACCAGGAAACGGGTGTCTGTTATCTGTACCAGTGGATCGGGACAGGCGGTGGCCTGACCGTTCTGGTGGATAAAGACGGTAAGCCGGTGACCATGCCTGCCCAGACCTGA
- a CDS encoding ABC transporter ATP-binding protein has product MLEVRDLSVNYGHFTALHSVSLTVDPGEIVVMLGANGAGKSTLFRTLSGLQRASGGTAKWNGTPLTGGKPEYNVARGVAQCPEGRLLFPELSVEKNLRLGAFVHRKDAAGTARELERVYTLFPDLVGKRHAPAGSLSGGQQQMVAIARSLMARPQLLLLDEPSLGLAPLVVEQVFAAVQRVNEAGVSVLLAEQNAFAALNIAHRGYVMESGVLTLQGTQQELMTDDRVRSAYLGV; this is encoded by the coding sequence ATGCTTGAAGTCCGCGATCTGAGCGTCAACTACGGCCACTTCACGGCCCTGCACAGCGTTTCGCTGACCGTCGATCCCGGCGAGATCGTGGTGATGCTGGGGGCCAACGGCGCGGGCAAGAGCACGCTGTTCCGCACGCTGTCGGGATTGCAACGCGCCAGCGGCGGCACGGCCAAGTGGAACGGCACGCCGCTGACTGGCGGCAAGCCCGAGTACAACGTGGCGCGCGGCGTCGCGCAGTGCCCCGAGGGCCGTCTGCTGTTTCCCGAACTGAGCGTGGAGAAGAACCTGCGGCTGGGCGCCTTTGTCCACCGCAAGGATGCGGCGGGCACCGCCCGCGAACTGGAGCGCGTCTACACGCTGTTTCCCGACCTGGTGGGCAAGAGACACGCCCCCGCCGGCAGCCTGTCGGGCGGGCAGCAGCAGATGGTGGCGATTGCCCGCTCCTTGATGGCCCGCCCGCAACTGCTGCTGCTGGACGAGCCCAGCCTGGGTCTCGCGCCGCTGGTGGTGGAACAGGTCTTTGCCGCCGTGCAGCGCGTCAACGAGGCCGGGGTTAGCGTGCTGCTGGCCGAGCAGAACGCCTTCGCCGCCCTGAACATCGCGCACCGGGGCTACGTGATGGAAAGCGGCGTGCTGACCCTGCAGGGCACCCAGCAGGAACTGATGACCGATGACCGGGTGCGGAGCGCGTACCTGGGGGTCTAG
- a CDS encoding ABC transporter ATP-binding protein translates to MLDVKGLGIRFGGNHAVQNVTASIEAGKITAIIGPNGAGKSTFFNLISGFYQPTSGSIEFLGQDITRLPTHDVVGRGIARTFQTTTIYKELSVLDNAMIGHRVRTRAGLWDALLRTGRERRDEQESRAGGMAALERVGLAAQAHLPAGALTQEGQKRVGIAMALSSDPKLLLLDEPAAGMNPEETVNLMALIRELVTGGLTVALVEHKMSLVMGLADEILVMHHGQKIAEGTPAQVSRDPAVIEAYLGSHAHGGQMGQSGNADAPEPAAVQGNRGAGADSVIVASIQDNAPDPATVPLTKDSDHA, encoded by the coding sequence GTGCTGGACGTTAAGGGGCTGGGCATCCGTTTCGGCGGCAACCACGCCGTTCAGAACGTGACCGCCAGCATCGAGGCCGGAAAAATTACGGCCATCATCGGGCCGAACGGGGCGGGCAAGAGCACCTTTTTCAACCTGATCTCGGGCTTCTACCAGCCGACTTCGGGGAGCATCGAGTTTCTGGGGCAGGACATCACGCGCCTGCCCACGCATGACGTGGTGGGGCGCGGGATTGCCCGCACCTTCCAGACCACCACCATCTACAAGGAACTCAGCGTGCTGGACAACGCCATGATTGGCCACCGCGTCCGCACGCGCGCCGGGCTGTGGGACGCGCTGCTGCGCACCGGGCGCGAGCGCCGCGACGAGCAGGAAAGCCGCGCCGGAGGCATGGCCGCGCTGGAACGGGTGGGGCTGGCCGCGCAGGCGCACCTCCCCGCCGGGGCGCTGACCCAGGAGGGCCAGAAGCGCGTCGGGATTGCCATGGCCCTGTCCAGCGATCCCAAACTGCTGCTGCTGGACGAACCCGCCGCCGGGATGAACCCCGAAGAGACGGTCAACCTGATGGCCCTGATCCGCGAACTGGTGACCGGGGGGCTGACCGTGGCGCTGGTGGAACACAAGATGAGCCTGGTGATGGGTCTGGCAGACGAGATTCTGGTGATGCACCACGGCCAGAAAATCGCCGAGGGCACGCCCGCGCAGGTCAGCCGCGATCCCGCCGTGATCGAGGCGTACCTGGGCAGCCACGCGCACGGCGGCCAGATGGGCCAGAGCGGCAATGCTGACGCTCCAGAACCTGCCGCCGTTCAAGGGAACAGGGGGGCTGGAGCCGACTCCGTGATTGTCGCGTCAATCCAGGACAACGCCCCTGATCCGGCCACCGTCCCACTGACCAAGGATTCTGACCATGCTTGA
- a CDS encoding branched-chain amino acid ABC transporter permease yields MKGWLQRGVWGWVAVFVLAALVPLFGPSGYVLDIGVNIMIYAILTYGLNVLLGYTGQLPLAHAGFFGIGAYTVGILTLKVGWSFWLAWPVAVAITALAGLLLGLVAFRTKGDTFAIFTLAVGVIIMLVINKWDALTGGNDGLNGIQPPAGLEALANSVGLKLSGGFYYLALISLALTVVAVARARGSVFGRSLIAIRGGDDLARSAGIDVYSHKLRAMMLSTAIAGFAGGLYATYLGFLGSAATGPIQTFTILLYLLVGGLGTLAGPLIGPALMYTLAQNLKGLQDYQYIVFGPLLVLLVMFAPQGLAGLWTRLTARRTPPPTTPPGKEVSSAGR; encoded by the coding sequence ATGAAAGGCTGGCTGCAACGTGGAGTCTGGGGATGGGTGGCGGTGTTTGTCCTGGCCGCCCTGGTGCCGCTGTTCGGGCCGTCCGGCTACGTACTGGACATCGGCGTGAACATCATGATCTACGCGATTCTGACCTACGGCCTGAACGTGCTGCTGGGCTACACCGGGCAGCTGCCGCTGGCGCACGCCGGGTTCTTCGGCATCGGCGCGTATACAGTCGGGATTCTGACCCTCAAGGTGGGCTGGAGCTTCTGGCTGGCGTGGCCGGTGGCCGTGGCGATCACCGCGCTGGCCGGGCTGCTGCTGGGGTTGGTGGCCTTCCGCACCAAGGGCGATACGTTTGCCATCTTCACCCTGGCCGTGGGCGTGATCATCATGCTGGTGATCAACAAATGGGACGCGCTGACCGGAGGCAACGACGGCCTGAACGGCATTCAGCCTCCCGCCGGACTGGAAGCCCTGGCGAACAGCGTGGGCCTGAAGCTGTCGGGCGGCTTTTACTACCTGGCGCTGATCTCGCTGGCGCTGACGGTAGTCGCCGTGGCGCGGGCGCGGGGCAGCGTGTTCGGGCGCTCGCTGATCGCCATTCGCGGCGGCGACGATCTGGCGCGCAGCGCGGGCATTGACGTGTACTCGCACAAGCTGCGGGCCATGATGCTGTCCACCGCCATCGCAGGCTTCGCGGGCGGACTGTACGCCACGTACCTGGGGTTCCTGGGTTCGGCGGCCACCGGGCCGATCCAGACCTTCACCATCCTGCTGTACCTGCTGGTGGGCGGGCTGGGCACGCTGGCCGGGCCATTGATCGGGCCGGCGCTGATGTACACGCTGGCGCAGAACCTCAAGGGGTTGCAGGATTACCAGTACATCGTGTTCGGGCCGCTGCTGGTGCTGCTGGTCATGTTCGCGCCGCAGGGCCTGGCCGGACTGTGGACGCGCCTGACCGCGCGGCGCACCCCGCCGCCCACCACGCCACCGGGAAAGGAGGTTTCCAGTGCTGGACGTTAA
- a CDS encoding branched-chain amino acid ABC transporter permease — MTTFFQQLFNAMALGGVYALVALGLTLVYGVMRVPNFAHGGLYMLGAYLTYASLTGLGIGYVPSLLLAAVGVALLAALMERVIFYPLRNAPHVSPMIAAIGVLFFLEAAVQLIWGPDFKQIPAPINGIVDIGGVIVTWQRLIIIAASVVVVVALNYFLKRTLTGATIEAMSQNREGARLVGINTNRVGALTFAISGLLAAAAAALIAPTLLVSPSMGEVMNLKVFAIIILGGMGSVPGAIVGAFLLAFAETFGGAYISLDFADVIGFAMLVVVLAIRPQGLFKRGT, encoded by the coding sequence TTGACCACTTTCTTTCAACAACTGTTCAATGCCATGGCGCTGGGCGGGGTCTACGCCCTGGTGGCGCTGGGCCTCACGCTGGTGTACGGCGTGATGCGCGTGCCGAACTTCGCGCACGGCGGGCTATACATGCTGGGCGCGTACCTGACCTACGCCTCGCTGACCGGACTGGGCATCGGCTACGTGCCGTCGCTGCTGCTGGCCGCCGTGGGGGTGGCGCTGCTGGCCGCGCTGATGGAGCGGGTGATCTTCTACCCGCTGCGCAACGCGCCGCACGTCTCGCCCATGATCGCCGCGATTGGCGTGCTGTTCTTTCTGGAGGCCGCCGTGCAACTGATCTGGGGGCCGGACTTCAAGCAGATTCCCGCGCCCATCAACGGCATCGTGGACATCGGCGGCGTGATCGTGACCTGGCAGCGCCTGATCATCATCGCCGCGAGCGTGGTGGTGGTGGTGGCCCTTAACTACTTCCTGAAGCGCACGCTGACCGGGGCCACCATCGAGGCCATGTCGCAAAACCGCGAGGGCGCGCGGCTGGTGGGCATCAACACCAACCGGGTGGGCGCGCTGACCTTCGCCATTTCCGGCCTGCTGGCGGCGGCGGCGGCGGCCCTGATCGCCCCCACGCTGCTGGTCAGCCCCAGCATGGGCGAGGTCATGAACCTCAAGGTGTTTGCCATCATCATCCTGGGCGGCATGGGCAGCGTGCCGGGGGCGATTGTGGGCGCGTTCCTGCTGGCCTTCGCGGAAACCTTCGGCGGCGCGTACATCAGCCTGGATTTTGCCGACGTGATCGGCTTCGCCATGCTGGTGGTGGTGCTGGCGATCCGGCCCCAGGGCCTGTTCAAGAGGGGCACATGA
- a CDS encoding ABC transporter substrate-binding protein has product MKTRLLFPALVLALAGSAYADKVVNIGYSGPLSGGAAFYGKDVQSGIEMGIADINKAGGVTVNGEKVTFKLVSLDDRYLPNETATNVKRLTSQGIDVIFVPHAGGILTVQPLTTRDPEFLLVAYSSEPKILEAKNPLTFMLPPRYDNYLQPFVSTQIKAFGKRLGMVGTTSAYGKQWAEAVTDEWKKQGGTVGANNGVDYGTTVDYSAAVTKALSEKPDVLFIGGPSQPTALVVKAAREQGFKGGFIVMDQAKFEQMDQVVPVSYLNGSVGVLPTKEFAGTQLFVTQYQRLYKKIPTSEAALNYMGINVIAKAMELAGTTDDPAKIKAKLDAAAKALPQSKTVFKMLGVTPDGHADAEFLIASVKDGKYTKLRVNKVFK; this is encoded by the coding sequence ATGAAGACCAGACTGCTGTTCCCTGCCCTCGTTCTGGCCCTCGCCGGGTCTGCGTACGCCGACAAGGTGGTCAACATCGGCTACTCCGGCCCCCTGTCGGGCGGCGCCGCCTTCTACGGCAAGGATGTCCAGAGCGGGATTGAAATGGGCATCGCCGACATCAACAAGGCGGGCGGCGTCACCGTGAACGGCGAGAAGGTCACCTTCAAGCTGGTCAGCCTGGATGACCGTTACCTGCCCAACGAGACGGCCACCAACGTCAAGCGGCTGACCTCGCAGGGCATCGACGTGATCTTCGTGCCGCACGCCGGGGGCATCCTGACCGTGCAGCCGCTGACCACCCGTGACCCGGAATTCCTGCTGGTGGCGTACTCCAGCGAGCCCAAGATCCTGGAGGCCAAGAACCCGCTGACCTTCATGCTGCCGCCGCGCTACGACAACTACCTGCAGCCCTTCGTGAGCACCCAGATCAAGGCCTTCGGCAAGCGGCTGGGCATGGTGGGCACCACCAGCGCCTACGGCAAGCAGTGGGCAGAGGCCGTGACCGACGAGTGGAAGAAGCAGGGCGGCACCGTGGGCGCGAACAACGGCGTGGACTACGGCACCACCGTGGACTACAGCGCCGCCGTCACCAAGGCCCTTTCCGAGAAGCCCGACGTGCTGTTCATCGGCGGCCCCAGCCAGCCCACCGCACTGGTGGTCAAGGCCGCCCGCGAGCAGGGCTTCAAGGGCGGCTTCATCGTGATGGATCAGGCCAAGTTCGAGCAGATGGATCAGGTGGTGCCGGTGTCGTACCTGAACGGCTCGGTGGGGGTCTTGCCCACCAAGGAGTTCGCCGGCACGCAGCTATTCGTCACCCAGTACCAGCGCCTCTACAAGAAGATTCCCACCAGTGAAGCGGCCCTGAACTACATGGGCATCAACGTGATCGCCAAGGCAATGGAACTGGCCGGCACCACCGACGATCCCGCCAAGATCAAGGCCAAGCTGGACGCCGCCGCCAAGGCGCTGCCCCAGAGCAAGACGGTCTTCAAGATGCTGGGGGTGACCCCGGACGGCCACGCCGACGCCGAATTCCTGATTGCCAGTGTCAAGGACGGCAAGTACACCAAGCTGCGCGTCAACAAGGTCTTCAAGTAA
- a CDS encoding acyl-CoA thioesterase codes for MSDPPAVPPVVTPAPRSRARMLELVFPKDTNYLGTAFGGWVLSLMDKAASVAAVRHGGGNVVTARMDGVDFRVPIRVGDAVALDAQVVRVGRTSMTVRVDVYRETMTTGEQELATTGMFVFVSVDDEGRPCPVPPLAEGQDTGSAHPDPDARP; via the coding sequence ATGAGTGATCCTCCTGCTGTCCCGCCCGTTGTCACGCCCGCCCCGCGCAGCCGAGCCCGCATGCTGGAACTGGTGTTTCCCAAGGACACCAATTACCTGGGCACGGCATTCGGGGGCTGGGTGCTGTCCCTGATGGACAAGGCCGCCAGCGTCGCGGCAGTGCGCCACGGCGGCGGCAACGTGGTCACCGCCCGCATGGACGGCGTGGACTTCCGCGTGCCGATCCGGGTGGGGGACGCGGTGGCCCTGGACGCGCAGGTGGTGCGTGTGGGCCGCACCAGCATGACCGTGCGGGTGGACGTGTACCGCGAGACCATGACCACTGGCGAGCAGGAACTGGCCACCACCGGAATGTTCGTCTTCGTCTCCGTGGACGACGAGGGCCGTCCCTGCCCGGTCCCTCCGCTCGCCGAGGGGCAGGACACCGGCAGTGCCCACCCGGACCCGGACGCCCGGCCCTGA
- a CDS encoding response regulator: protein MTASSLHPSVLVVDDSPGVLLSMHRLLSPHVSVQMASSARAALEVLTPETALVLSDVQMPGMDGLELARQLRQGRPELAVVLMSGVVEDSLRRQAHELGVLEVLRKPLRSEVLLSSLRGWLGGELEDLSAGDEDGPDDVLPSTPVLQAPELTFQAAQTCVSGINLLPGVLSSCVFGEQGELIAGSAQLPAQLGAYLGFLSSTSASLSTHLGGALPMQAVQIEFGDRVLVVCPFGSGVVTAVVHDTPAASGVKSWLRTRTVDQSLRALH from the coding sequence ATGACGGCCTCCTCGCTCCACCCCTCGGTCCTGGTCGTGGACGACAGCCCCGGCGTTCTGCTGTCCATGCACCGCCTGCTTTCCCCACATGTCAGCGTGCAGATGGCGAGCAGCGCCCGCGCCGCGCTGGAAGTGCTGACCCCCGAGACCGCGCTGGTGCTGAGCGACGTGCAGATGCCGGGCATGGATGGGCTGGAACTGGCCCGGCAACTCCGCCAGGGCCGCCCTGAACTGGCGGTGGTTCTGATGAGCGGCGTCGTGGAGGACAGCTTGCGCCGTCAGGCCCACGAACTGGGGGTGCTGGAGGTGCTGCGCAAGCCGCTGCGCTCCGAGGTGCTGCTGTCGTCGTTGCGGGGCTGGCTGGGTGGGGAACTGGAGGACCTGTCGGCTGGCGACGAGGACGGCCCGGACGACGTGTTGCCCAGCACCCCGGTGCTGCAGGCCCCGGAACTGACCTTTCAGGCGGCGCAGACCTGCGTGAGCGGCATCAACCTGCTGCCCGGCGTGCTGTCGTCGTGTGTGTTCGGCGAACAGGGCGAGCTGATCGCGGGTTCGGCGCAACTGCCCGCGCAACTCGGCGCCTATCTGGGGTTTCTGTCCAGCACCTCGGCGTCTCTCAGCACGCACTTGGGCGGCGCCCTGCCCATGCAGGCGGTGCAGATCGAATTCGGGGACCGCGTGCTGGTGGTGTGCCCCTTCGGCTCAGGTGTCGTAACGGCTGTGGTGCACGACACCCCGGCAGCCAGCGGCGTCAAATCCTGGCTCCGGACGCGCACCGTGGATCAAAGCCTGCGCGCACTGCATTAA
- a CDS encoding argininosuccinate synthase: MTNPNTSTGREKIVLAYSGGLDTSIILKWLQTERNYDVVCFTADLGQGDEVEEARVKALNTGAVAAYALDLREEFVRDYVFPMFRSSALYEGYYLLGTSIARPLIAKKMVEIAAKEGAVAVSHGATGKGNDQVRFEMTAYALNPDIVTVAPWRDWDFQGRADLEAFAHEHNIPVPTTKKDPWSTDANMLHISYEGGILEDPWTEPPAHMFKLTVSPEDAPNEAQYVEVEFLNGDPVSIDGEKLSPADLLQKANEIGGQHGIGRIDLVENRFVGMKSRGVYETPGGTLLYHARRAVESLTLDREVLHQRDALGVKYAELVYNGFWFAPEREALQVYIDHVAQSVTGTARLKLYKSNCDVVGRKAPRSLYDKDLVSFEAGGDYNQHDAGAFIKLNALRMRVQARVAARAEAKETAQV; the protein is encoded by the coding sequence ATGACCAACCCCAACACCAGCACTGGCCGCGAAAAAATCGTCCTCGCCTACAGCGGGGGGCTGGACACCAGCATCATCCTCAAGTGGCTGCAGACCGAGCGCAACTACGACGTGGTGTGCTTCACCGCCGATCTGGGCCAGGGTGACGAGGTGGAAGAGGCCCGCGTCAAGGCGCTGAACACGGGGGCAGTGGCGGCCTACGCGCTGGACTTGCGCGAGGAATTCGTGCGCGACTACGTGTTCCCGATGTTCCGATCCTCGGCGCTGTACGAGGGCTATTACCTGCTGGGCACCAGCATCGCGCGCCCGCTGATCGCCAAGAAGATGGTGGAGATTGCCGCCAAGGAGGGTGCGGTGGCGGTGTCGCACGGCGCGACGGGCAAGGGCAACGATCAGGTGCGTTTCGAGATGACCGCCTACGCCCTAAACCCCGACATCGTGACCGTGGCCCCGTGGCGCGACTGGGACTTCCAGGGCCGCGCCGATCTGGAAGCCTTCGCGCATGAACACAACATCCCCGTCCCCACCACCAAGAAAGACCCCTGGAGCACCGACGCCAACATGCTGCACATCAGCTACGAGGGCGGCATTCTGGAAGACCCCTGGACCGAGCCGCCCGCGCACATGTTCAAGCTGACGGTTTCCCCCGAAGACGCCCCCAACGAGGCGCAGTACGTGGAAGTCGAGTTCCTGAACGGCGATCCGGTGAGCATCGACGGCGAAAAGCTCTCGCCCGCTGACCTGTTGCAGAAGGCCAACGAGATCGGCGGCCAGCACGGCATCGGGCGCATCGATCTGGTGGAGAACCGCTTCGTGGGCATGAAGTCGCGCGGCGTGTACGAGACGCCCGGCGGCACGCTGCTGTACCACGCCCGCCGCGCCGTGGAAAGCCTGACGTTGGACCGGGAAGTGCTGCATCAGCGCGACGCCCTGGGCGTCAAGTATGCCGAACTGGTCTACAACGGTTTCTGGTTCGCCCCCGAGCGCGAGGCGTTGCAGGTCTACATCGATCACGTCGCGCAGAGCGTGACCGGCACCGCCCGCCTGAAGCTGTACAAGAGCAACTGCGACGTGGTGGGCCGCAAGGCGCCCCGTAGCCTGTACGACAAGGATCTGGTGTCCTTCGAGGCCGGCGGCGACTACAACCAGCACGACGCCGGGGCGTTTATCAAACTGAACGCCCTGCGGATGCGCGTGCAGGCGCGTGTCGCGGCGCGGGCCGAAGCGAAGGAAACGGCCCAGGTCTGA
- a CDS encoding GNAT family N-acetyltransferase encodes MTLPPGLTLRPATVADAETIQAQRDAMFTEMGSDVARVRASSAPSLAWLRAALAGGSYSGLLIETGAQVVAGAGVSWQVLPPSPSTITPLRAYIQNVYVAPEGRGQGLARYLMGILLAECRTRGVEQVSLHASDAGRPTYERLGFLPTNEMRLTLEPS; translated from the coding sequence GTGACCCTGCCCCCCGGCCTGACCCTGCGCCCCGCCACCGTGGCCGACGCCGAGACCATCCAGGCCCAGCGCGACGCCATGTTCACCGAGATGGGCAGTGACGTGGCGCGGGTGCGGGCGAGTTCGGCCCCCAGTCTGGCATGGCTGCGCGCTGCGCTGGCCGGCGGCTCGTACTCCGGCCTGCTGATCGAGACAGGGGCACAGGTGGTGGCCGGAGCAGGCGTGTCCTGGCAGGTGTTGCCGCCCAGCCCCAGCACCATCACCCCGCTGCGGGCCTACATCCAGAATGTCTACGTGGCCCCGGAGGGGCGGGGGCAGGGGCTGGCCCGCTATCTGATGGGGATTCTGCTGGCCGAGTGCCGCACACGTGGGGTGGAGCAGGTCAGCCTGCACGCCTCCGACGCGGGGCGCCCCACCTACGAGCGGCTGGGTTTCTTGCCCACCAACGAGATGCGCCTGACGCTGGAACCGTCGTGA
- a CDS encoding GNAT family N-acetyltransferase gives MIRPATRADLPAFHTVMMAAGMDARSSWNRTSLEGLEASLFAPAAGGFVAVNGGEVIGCVGFRPDGADTLTLNRLAVLPQHRGQGIGAALVRAVERRAAERGFGRVLLAVSQFNLEVVSFYGRLGYAQANEGYAFASPGSPVPVVLVKMVRGSREAGRRTGELRKSQVSEAVKAPLFPRPAHRTPRAQKKEHHDP, from the coding sequence GTGATTCGTCCCGCCACCCGCGCAGACCTTCCCGCCTTCCATACCGTGATGATGGCGGCGGGCATGGACGCCCGCTCCAGCTGGAACCGCACCTCGCTGGAGGGTCTGGAAGCGTCGCTGTTCGCGCCCGCTGCCGGCGGCTTCGTGGCCGTGAATGGGGGAGAGGTCATTGGCTGCGTCGGCTTTCGCCCGGACGGGGCAGACACGCTGACGCTGAACAGGCTGGCCGTTCTGCCCCAGCATCGCGGCCAGGGCATTGGCGCGGCACTGGTGCGGGCGGTGGAGAGGCGGGCTGCTGAACGTGGATTCGGGCGGGTGCTGCTGGCCGTCTCGCAATTCAATCTGGAAGTCGTTTCGTTTTACGGGCGGCTGGGCTACGCGCAGGCCAATGAGGGGTATGCGTTTGCAAGTCCGGGGAGTCCGGTGCCTGTGGTGCTGGTCAAGATGGTGCGCGGTTCGCGGGAGGCGGGACGCAGGACGGGGGAACTGCGGAAATCTCAAGTCAGTGAAGCCGTGAAAGCACCGCTTTTCCCGCGCCCTGCGCACCGCACACCCAGAGCGCAAAAAAAGGAACACCATGACCCATAA